The DNA window GGATTGTCGGTAGCGGCGGCCGCGAGTGCGGCGCCGTTGTTCGAGCCGGTCACCGTGCTCAGCCGTGCATCGGCCACCAGCGAGCCGGCACTGGGGCGATTGCTGGCCACCCCGTCCACCGCCGCCGTACAGGAAGTGCGTGTCGATGCTGCCGCCACCGCGCAGCCGCAGCTGGAATTCGAGCTGCTCGGGCAGAAGGTGCAGGCTGTGCGCAGCAAGGTCGAGGCGCTGCCGGATGGTGGCAGCGTCTGGTATGGCCAGCTGCGCGCGCCGTCCGATCGCCTGCAGGCGGCCACGTCCAATGGCCAGGACGATCCGGGCAACTCGCTGATCCTGGTGCGCTCGGGCAACACCCTCACCGGCTCGATCCGCAAGGACGGCAAGCTGTATCGCCTGCGTCCGCTGGGCAATCGCCACGTGCTGGTCGAGGTGGATGAGTCGCGGATGCCGGCCGACCATCCGGCCGACTACAACCAGTTGCCGAAGATCGCCATGCCGGCCAATGATCGCCTTGGCACCGCGCAGGCCTCGTCGGGAAGCCCGGCGACCATCCGCGTGCTGGTGGTGGCGACCAACGCTGCAGTGACCGCCTACGGCGGCAACATGCAGTCGCTGGTGCAGCTGGCCGTTGCCGAGTCCAACCAGGGGTATACCAACAGCAACGTGGGCCTGACCCTGCAGCTGGCCGGTTATGAAACCACCAGCTACACCGAGTCCGGCAATTTCACCACCGACCTGTCGCGCTTCCGTGGCACCAGCGACGGCTACATGGACAGCATCCACACCAGCCGCAACAACACGGCCGCCGACGTCGGCGTTCTGCTGATCAACAACACCAGTTACTGCGGGCTGGCCTCGGGCATCGGCTCCACGGCGTCGACGGCGTTTGCCGCGGTGTACTGGGATTGCGCCACCGGCTACTACTCGTTCGCCCATGAAATCGGCCATCTGCAGAGCGCACGGCACGATATCGCCAGTGATCCGAGCACGTCACCGTATGCCTATGGCCATGGCTATCGTTATGAGCCGGCCAGCGGGTCGCGCTGGCGCACGATCATGGCCTATGACTGCTCGGCCGGCTGCCCGCGGCTGAACTACTGGTCCAATCCGAACATCAGCTACAACGGCGTGCCGATGGGCATCGCCAGCAGTGCCGACAACCAGCGCGTGCTGGTCAATACCAAGGCCACCATCGCGGCCTTCCGCTGAGGCCAAGCGCCGACCAGGGGCGGCGTCTACCAGAGCGCGTGCACCTGCTCTGGTAGATGCCAACCTTGGTTGGCACCCTGCGACCCATCAGACGCGCGCGAGCGTATCCAGGGTCCAGCCGTTGGCATCCACGCGCAGCACCGAGCCCTGTTCGTACCAGTCGCCCAGCACGATGCGGGTGCAGCTGCGTCCGCCGGCCTGCAGGGTGTGGATCGCCGGGCGATGGGTATGGCCATGGATCATCGTGTCCACGCCATGGCGCGCGTAAGTGGCTTCCACTTCGGCCGGGGCCACGTCGGTGACGGTTTCGAACTGCGCACGGTCGCCCTGCTTCATTTCCGACTGGCGCGCCTGGCTCGCATCGCGCGCTTTCTGCGCGAAGGCGATGCGCGCTTCCAGCGGCTGCGACAGGAACTGCGCCTGGAAGACAGGATCGCGGGTCTGGGCGCGGAACTGCTGGTAGGGGATGTCATCGGTGCATAGCAGATCGCCGTGCTGCAGCAGCACCGGGCGGCCGTACAGCTCGATCATGCACGGGTCCGGCAGGATGCGCAGGCCGGCGCGGCGGGCATAGTCTTCGCCGAGCAGGAAGTCACGGTTGCCGCGGATGAAGAACACCGGCACGCCGCTGTCGGACAGTACCTTCAGTGCATCGGCCACCGCATCGGCTGCGGCCGATGGGGTGTCCTCGCCGATCCAGGCTTCGAACAGATCGCCGAGGATGTACAGCGCGTCGGCGCCGGGCGCCTCCTCGCGCAGGAAGCGCAGGAACAGGTCGGTGATGGCCGGACGGCTGGGGTCCAGATGCAGATCGGAGATGAACAGCGTGGTCATGCGGATATTCTAGGGCATCGCTTCGCCGGTAGCGCAGGGCCCTGCGCAGTCGCCGGGCATCACACCGGCAACGGCAGCCAGGCCAGGCTGGCCGAGGCCAGCAGTGCAGCGATGCCGGTGGCCGCCAGAACGTCGCTCGGGTAGTGCAGGCCCAGTACTACGCGCGACAGGCCCACGCCGAAGGTGAACGGCACCAGCAGCGGTGCCAGCCAGGGGTAGTAGGCCAGCGCGACGATGGTGAACGACACCGCGTGCAGGGTATGCCCGGACGGGAAGCTGAACTCATCCAGCGGCGCCACCCAGGCACGGATACGCAGGTCGGCCGCGTACGGTCGTGGTCGCCTGGTCCAACGTTTCAGCCCCTTGTACAGCAGCAGTGCGGCCAGCCCGGTGGCGGCCATGTGCACCGATGCACGCAGGCCATCGAAGCCATCAATGAGCACCAGCGCGCCCATCAACACGTACCAGAACACGCCATCGCCGAGCCGGCTGATGATCGAGAAGACGCGGCGCACGCGGCGACGTCGGCAGTAGTGGTTGGCGCGCCGACACAACCGTGCTTCGCGGCCGGCCAGCAGCTCAAGCGGCGTGGTGCGCATGTCCGCTCCTCCGCGCATTGGCCAGTTCCGCCAGCAGGTTTTCGAACTCCGCCACTACCTGCTGTGGGTGCAGCCGCTTCATCGCCCGTGCCGCGTTGCCGCCCAACTCGCGGCGCAGGGCGTCATCGGCAGCCAGTTGAACTGCTGCCTGCACGAACTGCTCGTCGTCATCCACTGCCGCACCATTCTCGCCGTTGCGCAGGTACTCGCGGGCCGCGCCGTAGTCGAAAGCGACAGTAGCCAGGCCGCTTGCCATGCTTTCCAGGGTCACGTTGCCGAATGTCTCGCTGCGGCTGGGGAACAGGAACAGGTCGCCACTGGCGAAATGGCGGGCGAGGGCATCGCCACGCTGGATGCCGCAGAAGATGAAATCGGGATTCTCATGGGCCAGTTTTTCGCGCGCCGGGCCATCGCCGACCCAGATGAAGCGTGCTTTCGGACGCACCTGCTGCAGCTTGCGGAAGGCTTTCACCGCCAGGCCGAGATTCTTTTCGGCGGCGATGCGGCCGACGTAGATCGCTGCCAGCCCCGTACCATCGATGCCCCATTCTTCGCGCAGCGCCGGGTCGCGGCGTGCGGGGTCGAACTGCTGGTTGTCGACCGCGCGCGCGAGCAGGCGCACACGCTCGAAACCCTGTTCGGTGAGAAATTCCTGCAGTTCGCGGGTGGGCACCAGGGT is part of the Stenotrophomonas lactitubi genome and encodes:
- a CDS encoding zinc-dependent metalloprotease; the protein is MMSRSIGKATGGLLLGLSVAAAASAAPLFEPVTVLSRASATSEPALGRLLATPSTAAVQEVRVDAAATAQPQLEFELLGQKVQAVRSKVEALPDGGSVWYGQLRAPSDRLQAATSNGQDDPGNSLILVRSGNTLTGSIRKDGKLYRLRPLGNRHVLVEVDESRMPADHPADYNQLPKIAMPANDRLGTAQASSGSPATIRVLVVATNAAVTAYGGNMQSLVQLAVAESNQGYTNSNVGLTLQLAGYETTSYTESGNFTTDLSRFRGTSDGYMDSIHTSRNNTAADVGVLLINNTSYCGLASGIGSTASTAFAAVYWDCATGYYSFAHEIGHLQSARHDIASDPSTSPYAYGHGYRYEPASGSRWRTIMAYDCSAGCPRLNYWSNPNISYNGVPMGIASSADNQRVLVNTKATIAAFR
- the lpxH gene encoding UDP-2,3-diacylglucosamine diphosphatase — protein: MTTLFISDLHLDPSRPAITDLFLRFLREEAPGADALYILGDLFEAWIGEDTPSAAADAVADALKVLSDSGVPVFFIRGNRDFLLGEDYARRAGLRILPDPCMIELYGRPVLLQHGDLLCTDDIPYQQFRAQTRDPVFQAQFLSQPLEARIAFAQKARDASQARQSEMKQGDRAQFETVTDVAPAEVEATYARHGVDTMIHGHTHRPAIHTLQAGGRSCTRIVLGDWYEQGSVLRVDANGWTLDTLARV
- a CDS encoding phosphatase PAP2 family protein; translated protein: MRTTPLELLAGREARLCRRANHYCRRRRVRRVFSIISRLGDGVFWYVLMGALVLIDGFDGLRASVHMAATGLAALLLYKGLKRWTRRPRPYAADLRIRAWVAPLDEFSFPSGHTLHAVSFTIVALAYYPWLAPLLVPFTFGVGLSRVVLGLHYPSDVLAATGIAALLASASLAWLPLPV
- a CDS encoding glycosyltransferase family 4 protein, whose amino-acid sequence is MRYAIVTETYPPEINGVALTVQGLEQGLRAAGHEVDLIRPRQASEALEAVPGTLLVPGAALPRYPGLRFGLPAPIRLGRHWRQQRPDAIYVATEGPLGWSALRTARRLGIPVATGFHTRFDEYLPDYGVAWLQSAAMRWMRRFHNQADATLVPTRELQEFLTEQGFERVRLLARAVDNQQFDPARRDPALREEWGIDGTGLAAIYVGRIAAEKNLGLAVKAFRKLQQVRPKARFIWVGDGPAREKLAHENPDFIFCGIQRGDALARHFASGDLFLFPSRSETFGNVTLESMASGLATVAFDYGAAREYLRNGENGAAVDDDEQFVQAAVQLAADDALRRELGGNAARAMKRLHPQQVVAEFENLLAELANARRSGHAHHAA